A window of Gadus chalcogrammus isolate NIFS_2021 chromosome 16, NIFS_Gcha_1.0, whole genome shotgun sequence contains these coding sequences:
- the tbcb gene encoding tubulin-folding cofactor B — MDGGLTVITNPIVAVRLTSTLSSFEVNKKYSRGLCIADFKGKLEMVVGTPVSCMDLELYSTSDQFLVKMDDNDALLGSYPVDDDCRIHVVDRSGAKEGEFSDLSKVEKFTISDDAYAKKSDSVRSFMKKQRVGRFNEEEMAAKESEQVARDAKEEAAASAIPVGSRCQVQVPGQPTKIGAVMYVGTADFKPGYWVGVKYDEPLGKHDGSVGGKRYFECENKYGAFVKPTNITVGDFPEEDFGLDEI, encoded by the exons GTGAACAAGAAGTACAGCAGAGGCCTCTGCATCGCCGACTTCAAG GGTAAgctggagatggtggtgggtACGCCCGTGTCCTGCATGGACCTGGAGCTGTACAGCACCAGCGACCAGTTCCTGGTGAAGATGGACGACAACGACGCGCTGCTGGGCTCCTACCCCGTGGACGACGACTGCCGCATACAC GTGGTGGATCGCAGTGGGGCGAAGGAAGGGGAGTTCAGTGACCTGTCCAAGGTGGAGAAGTTCACCATCTCAGACGATGCTTATGCAAAGAAATCAG ACTCGGTGAGGTCCTTCATGAAGAAGCAGCGGGTGGGTCGCTTCAACGAGGAGGAGATGGCCGCCAAGGAGAGCGAGCAGGTCGCCCGCGACGccaaggaggaggcggcggcgagTGCGATCCCCGTGGGGAGCCGTTGCCAGGTGCAGGTCCCCGGGCAGCCCACCAAGATAGGGGCCGTCATGTATGTCG GTACCGCAGACTTCAAGCCCGGCTACTGGGTGGGGGTGAAGTACGACGAACCCCTCGGGAAACACGACGGAAG TGTCGGAGGGAAGCGCTACTTTGAGTGCGAGAACAAGTACGGTGCGTTCGTGAAGCCCACCAACATCACGGTGGGGGACTTCCCCGAGGAGGACTTCGGGCTGGATGAGATCTAA